The genomic region tatttttatgatgcttgtaataaaatgtataataagaaaagagaaattacgaaattataaagattctctcgttttttaatgtattaaaaaaaaattaaagtatttttaaaaatttttcagatattttcagTATTGAAGCAAGTAattggaaattatatatttcaaggaTTAAATAGCAAATTAAcagaaatagataataaatttgataaacagTTTTGTacattcaaaaaatttcatatggCTTTCAAATTTTGAAACGGCTTAGTGTTTTCACTCATGccgataattaaattgaacactatgacatttaattttactgtGGATTTATTTAACACTGTCACACCGATTAGAAACAATGCCTGTAAttctacaaattttaaattttttattattttatctctataCTAGTAAATTTCTAACGTGAAAGAAAGTTTAAgaaaacttacaattagttatttCGGCGTTTCATATAATGTGTCAATCCCGATAgtaaatcaatatttctatcaatattattaaataatgtaattattataatattatttttatgtgatttatttctgttaagtggcataattaaattattaatataagatataaaatcatcgatatgaaaatttgataaaaaaaggttagatttatttacaaaatttatttactgtaaggattaaaatatctgaaatatacaaacatataatttatttataataattgctaTAGAAtgcataattttcaaaaatgcatGTCAATACATtcttaagatataattaagatattcattattttttataataattctttgtctaattctttataaatagtaatgtaaataataataaattctgctATCGATTTGACTTCTATTGTcttaatataagatttatttattattattttttttatccacaGATATGCGGTTAGCTATTCTCGTCACTGACAGTACGTAAAAGTTTCAAATCTTTGTGTGCAGAAAATAGCTGGCTCAAAGCAGGAATATAGTAATCAGGATAAGTATCACTTTCTTTTTGTGCTTTTTCTAGAGAATCGTTTCCCGTACCGACAAGAAGTTTCTTAAATCCACACATAGAGGCAAATCTCATGTCTTGATGAACCctacatttatatgtacgaattaataattaataattaaattttttttagatagatgttcaaataataatatagatgtgtaacacatatgtatgtataaataaatatatattttttatagagtaATAAAACTTGTTAATAGTGTAAAcgtcaaaaagaaaaaataagtataataaattgaaaaattttattattatatttactcacGAGTCACCGATGAATAAACATCTTTGTGGATCGGTCACATTGCATTTATCTAAAATGTAATCTTTTAAAGTTGAGCTAGGTTTGCCACATGAAATCGAACTTTTTCCGGTTTGTGTACTGATAAGACGCACAAACGGTCCAACACCtagtaataagaaaaaaaagaaaagattatatatcaatataattttacaaatattcttcAAAACATTTTCCTATGCCACATGTACGTGTGTTTACTTTGTATATTCCGTTGTATACAGAGTGTCTCATAATTGACGAAGAACCTGTTATTAgtagattcttgagatcatttgaagacgatttttcctAAGCGATAACGTCAagacatcaataatttctgAGTTATAAGTGATTGAAAAAAGGATGCTTTTcataaactaaactttttggagttaaaagataactaaaattatcatacagtcttcagttaatttcaaataGAGTTTActctaacaaaatttaaatttaaagcttaattaaaaagatatacgatgaacaaaaattgaaaatttgcaaaaaattatgacgTCTCTTGACAATTTCGCtgaagaaaaatcattttaaaatgatttcaaGAATCTACCATCAGCATGTTTTTCGCTAATTACGGGACAccctattataatataacctctcatatatatatatatatatatatatatatatatatatatatatatatatatatagtataataaaacctctcatatatatatatatataatattatacataatattatgtataatattacatataatattaattattcttttctttataaatgagAAGCAAGTGCTTTTTTATGTTAAGAAATGTgcgtaattataagaattataaatttgtaattaataaataatgtaaatattttaaatattttgatgttaaaaaagtgcatgtttatattatttataatattatcaatatactCACCtaagatttttactttagaattatttacTGATTCTATGTATATCCATTCTTCCGTTCCTCCTGATAGAAACAATACTTCTTTACGTTCGAGACATGATATGGCTAAAGCTAGTTTTGACCAATTGCATCTGCTATCGAAATCCAAAATTACAGCTTTAATCGATGGCCGATCCAAGATGTCCTTTACGGTCGAAGCAGGTTTTTTATCGTAAACTTTTGGctacgtaataaaaatttaatctattatcaattttacatGGTTTTATCTAAATCAGAATTTTCGCATTGATAAAAAGTTAGTTTTCAAATGTATTGTTGactttatattacttatatgaaacttattaattatatcggaaaattttaaaaagagaaagagttatttcatttatttactcacttccttttttgttatttgtattCCGGCTTTTTCTAAAGCGTTCCGCGATTCATCCGAAACAATAGCGAAAACTTCGTCGTGAAAATGGATCTTATTCAAATACCAGATCATCACTTTGacgatattaataacattgtcCTGTAACGTTAGcgtttctattaatttttgatttttaaaaatactaattttgatatttttttacattatatcagTAGTATctcgcatattatatattcatatattaatatcacttttttacaataaaactgccttgaaatcttaaaaatgaatgacatacatattattagtGTCATTTTAGTATTACTGCGACTAATGAActgaatatttatctattattgaataataaaattgagatatgtattttagtacacatatgcattataatttttgaaattatactattattatatatcggtACCTTATTGAATTGTACatgaattacataaattaattatgaatataaaagctaattggatataataataataagtaagtttcaagaatttatttttgatatgtccacaaatttatcttatatgtCTACACAtacaaaacattataatagtTATGCGAAACACaaacttttaaatagaaagattcataacaagagaaagagattcgTTGAttggtataaattttatataaaacacaatcaaaataattatcagatAAAACAGATGTTGCATTACTTACTGGATTTAAATTCAAACCAGCATCTCTAGCTCTGTCACAATAAGTTTGATCCGTATTCTCGCTATTATTTGTTaccaaatatatcttttttcccaattttttcaatattgctAAAGATTCAAAAGCGCCTTTGATAGGATGATAAATATTCCACACGACTCCtgagaaatacatattattaattgcaatttttttacataattttaatttaattttttacataactttatattaaaaataagatgtaattataagtatacaggatgtccggtaaagattgaatcaacgtttGTGAGCAGGTAAagcgcattaaactgaacagaaaagtcctttaccattttgcgatttttgcaataattattgagaaattaattaaaaaatatcgaccaattcGTGCGAGTATTAACACGTGACAAGAAAAGCCAGCCCGCTGTCACGCGGTTGCTAGTCGCACGCATATAGTCCAGTAAATATAGACTttgaaaatgaattaattgtaAGTGGTACTTTCTTTTCGCCAAAATGTTAGGAAGgtgattagaaataaaatgtgtatgtTTGAGACTCGCGACTAGTTTCggaaagttgtaaaaaaaagacataaagaTGAGAAAAACAGGTTTTTCGCATGTGCAACGAAAcgtatacattttacaaaaaaaagtttcaaatgaaaaatgtaggTTTTGAAAAGATCTACAAAATGAGCCGCAACAAGTTAAAATCGGTTCACGCGGTtagttgcaaaaaaattaaaaccgtCAAAATAGGTCTTTTTTCACTTATTTATTACTCATAAAGATTTGACGATGACTTTAAAAATGTGGTACGATGTAGGCCGTAAAACGTTAATTTATTACTGAGATAATGTAAGTGTCAGCAGTTTAAAGATGCAAATTTGATATCACGTATGTACGTGCGAGGCAGCGGATAGCGTCGAGCGTCGCTTCCCCCACTCCATCGCTATACGCGTTTTCCTCGTACGTcgcaattttataacattgcataacttaaacttttaaagttatagatttgaaaatttagaaacaCTAAATTCAACTCTTCTGCTGGACTTGGTGCTAGTTTCAGCTCTTAATGTTAACAATTAGAGCTAcagtgaatttaaaaaaaaagaagttattTCGGTTGTAAATAGAggtagaataaatttttctttttttaaatttgtgtaaaaataaaggcTATCGATTAGTTTTTACGCCAATTctctatgataaaaattaaaagagttaTTCCATTtgttaagaagaaaaaaacgtACCTACTTTTTGCAGccagataatttaaattataaaaatcgctTTGTTTCAAATTGTACATGATAGTACAActcttaaagaataaaaagcaCCCAAGTTCGTTACTGTGCCACTTGCTAAAgctgaagaaattaattttttcggaGACGAGtttttaacaaacaaataGCTTTTTGCAAAAACTAATAAAGATTTCGGGCTAAAATTTTACACACTTTTTTATCATCGCGAGACCCATATCGTACCACATTTTTAAAGTCATCATCAAATCTCTCTTTATGCGTAATAAATAAGTGAAAAAAGGCCTATTTTGacggttttaatttttttgcaactaAACGCGTGAACCGATTTTAACTTGTTGCGGCTCATTTTGTAGATCTTTTCAAAAcctacatttttcatttgaaacttttttttgtaaaatatatacgttttgTTGCACATGCGAAAAACctgtttttttcatctttatgtcttttttttacaactttccGAAACTAGTCGCGAGTCTCCTAACATTTTGATGAAAAGAAAGTGCCGCTTACAATTAGTTCATTTTCAAAGTCTATATTTACTGGACTATATGCGTGCGACTAGCAACCGCGTGACAGCGAGCTGGCTTTTCTTGCTACGTGTTAATACTCGCACgaattggtcgatattttttaattaatttctcaataattattgcaaaaatcgcaaaatgataaaagacttttctgttcagtttaatgcACTTTACCTGCTCAcgaacgttgattcaatctttaccgaaaaaaaaaaaatatatatatatatacacaggtgTGTGTATATAACAGTGATGAAAACCTACATTTGAAGCACAATTcaaaacgataataataatatgattgaATGTTCAACTTTTGATAACATCGCAGACATCCAAATATTTGTCcagtatttgtattttatgttatttaaccgtatttacatttatattttatagaatctaTTATACAGgatactttttacatttaaatatctatgtttttatgacgatatttttgaaacatgtataagaaagaaattaaaatttgattcgaAGGAAAATGGATATTATGATAAGacagaaatttttatcgatatcttTTCTTAACATTCAACAgttgtttacattttaatctCTACAATCTTAATCTTAGACTGATTTAACAGAGGAAATTgtttttatgtgaaaaaaatggaaaaatataaaattctcatgTGTATGCGAATATGTAGATATTTCgagaaagtaaatatttacgacaaaatcattttttattaacttgaatatatttttgaatttgacaaataaatgttttttttatatattattcctaAATTGTCAGTCCACTGTATGTATATCAATCGTACGTCTCTTTCTATGACATTATCTTGATAAGCAGGGATTACAGAGATAATGTTATAAGTTTTAAACGAGTAATAAATTGTGACACAATCAGTTGAGATCACATGTTCTTGCATTACAATCAGagattagaaaatattctatttaaaatgtattaaaattaaacaattaaaaaatttttgcatattacattccttatttcttatttaatggATTGATcgtaatataagaatttttttaaatcttattacaatacttaattatttttgcaaagattCTCTTAAGAagaatctaatttgtttaataattctataatagcagaaaataatacgaaaataagaaagaatttgACACGCGCAGaactattttttcaaaaatgtaaataattttcaaatataaaaaaatgtatttataatatcttgtttattacaatattcatcaaataattttttttaatattatcaaaaatagcaAACATTACAGATGTTTAAGTTAGATAAaactacacacacacatatacagagtgtctcaGAATTCGTGGACACGGAGTGTACAATGTGATTGTTCGTGTCAAAAGAAGCAACtttttcctcagcaaaaatttcgaggcatcaataatttcttagTTATAAGCAATTGAAAAAGACGGGTTTTTCGCaaactgtgtgtgtgtgtgtgtgtgtgtgtgtatattatattatatatcaaagtttagaaatatataatctttagtataatcctttttaattataatgttttcgCTACAATGAACACACATTCtgttaagattttataaatttgacaaaaaatttattatctctaaaaataatgtagataattataaatgaattttatatagaatatttctaCAGTTAATTCATGAAGTATGaagtgtattaaattaaagagtaTGAAAAATAGAACTTATTTCGTTACTTACCGTCGATGTCAGATAGAACTATGTCGAAAGACGTTAAAAACTCCTGCAATTTTTCAGCTGAAAACTGGCTAAGATCCTTGGTCTTTTGCATGGTGAACTGCTTGTGTATAAACACGTTCGACAGTGATgttattttctctctaaagTATCTGCAGTTCTAGTTTTGTTAACAAATCTTATTTTACGCGCGATGTGAAGCTTTCTGATACGGTCGAGTTTTGGAGACTGCTTTTAAAGACTAGCGGCCGCATTATCTAAACGATTATCAAAACAGCACAAGTATAAAGAGATAATTGAGTATTCATTTTGATAGCATCGCAGACACGTCCAAACatcatcaaaatttataagtaacgttgttttgcgaaatatacatttatatttatttgcatggCGTCAAAGATGTATCCTGACatcataagaaaataaataatctttttaacgtAAAGCAAGTCAAAGTTTTACTTGTGTATACTATAGTATATAGAGCAAGGCTATATCAATGCTCTGTATGAACAATAAACTTTGGTATGtgcaaaacatataaaaacattaagaCACATATTGTGTGTTGTTAAGGCCGCcgcacacacttttacataacgcataGTGCATATACATAAGGAAACTGATTGATCTATAAACACATGCATAATGAATTCAAccaatcgaattccttatgtatatgcattatgcgttatgtaaGTATGTGTGGCGgcctttaaaataagatttaattgaAATGATAATAGATAAGAATTCTGTTAGATGATTAAGAtataatgaaactttttataaaatcgtgAACATTAAGAAGAGTACAAAAGGCATAAAgagctaataaaataataaattaaacaaataattaatatattaatatatgatatccAAAATTATGTCTTATTACAAAGAAaacaatgaattatataaattattaaagaatttagtaataaaatgtggtttcagtttaatttttcaagccAACTTTAGCGcaaataacatacaaaaagGTATAAACACTGCaagattacaatataaatcaatCTATATAAAGttcaacattaaaaaatcaagaaatatttttgaatgtaattatttacggTGAAGATGCCTTGAAAAATGAAGCCGAAACGTCCGCATTTTATTACtagattctttaataattttgtataattcattgttttctttgtaataaaacataatcttggttatcatattaatatattaattatttgtttaatttattatct from Anoplolepis gracilipes chromosome 6, ASM4749672v1, whole genome shotgun sequence harbors:
- the LOC140666448 gene encoding uncharacterized protein, yielding MQKTKDLSQFSAEKLQEFLTSFDIVLSDIDGVVWNIYHPIKGAFESLAILKKLGKKIYLVTNNSENTDQTYCDRARDAGLNLNPDNVINIVKVMIWYLNKIHFHDEVFAIVSDESRNALEKAGIQITKKEPKVYDKKPASTVKDILDRPSIKAVILDFDSRCNWSKLALAISCLERKEVLFLSGGTEEWIYIESVNNSKVKILGVGPFVRLISTQTGKSSISCGKPSSTLKDYILDKCNVTDPQRCLFIGDSVHQDMRFASMCGFKKLLVGTGNDSLEKAQKESDTYPDYYIPALSQLFSAHKDLKLLRTVSDENS